CGAGGTCGGCCCCGGCGGCGGCCCGCCCGGAGACCTCTTCCTGGAGATCGTCGAGCGCAACCACGAGATCTTCGAACGGCGCGGCGACGACCTCCACTGCACCGTCCAGATCCCGATGACCGCCGCCGCGCTCGGCACCATCCTCACGGTCGAGACACTCGACGGCGCCGAAGAGGTGGACGTCCGCCCCGGCACGCAGTCCGGGCAGGTCATCACCATGTACGGCAGGGGCGTGCAGCGGCTCAACGAGTCCGGCAGGGGCGACCTGCTGATCCACGTCAACGTCGAGACCCCCACCCGCCTCGACACCGCGCAGGAGGACCTGCTGCGCGAGCTGGCCAAGCAGCGGGGCGAGGAGCGGCCGCCGGGCAAGTTCGCGCCGGGGCAGCAGGGCTTCTTCTCGCGGCTGCGCGACGCCTTCAACGGCCGGTGACGGTCCCGGTCTTCCTGGCTCAGGGCCTCGACGGCCCTGAGCTGACCCTCGACGGGCCCGAGGGGCGGCACGCGGCCTCCGTGCGCCGCCTGCGCCCCGGCGAGCGCGTCGACCTGACCGACGGCGCCGGCGCAGTGGCCGAGTGCGTCGTGCGCGAGACGCTGAAGGACGCGCTCCGCCTGGACGTGCTGCGCCGCTACGACGTCGAGGCCCCCCGGCCCCGGCTCGTCGTCGTCCAGGGGCTGCCCAAGGGCGACAGGGGCGAGCTGGCGGTCGAGATGATGACCGAGGCGGGCGTGGACGTCATCGTCCCCTGGGCCGCCGCGCGCAGCATCACGCAGTGGAAGGGCGACAAGGTCGCCAAGGCGCTCGGACGCTGGCGCTCCACCGCCCGCGAGGCGGGCAAGCAGGCCCGCCGCTTCCACCTGCCCGAGGTGACGGACCTGGCCTCCACCAAACAGGTCGAGCGGCTGCTGTCGGAGGCCGCGCTGGGGCTGGTGCTGCACGAGGAGGCGGCCGAGCCGCTGTCCGGCGTGGCCCTGCCCGCGGGCGGCGACATCGTCATGGTCGTGGGGCCGGAGGGCGGGGTCTCGGAGGAGGAGCTGGCCGGGTTCAGCGCCGCCAAGGCGACGCCGGTGCTGCTCGGGCCGACGGTCCTGCGGACGTCCACGGCGGGGGTCGCGGCGGCGGCGGTGCTGCTCAGCCGCACCGGACGCTGGTAGCGCCGTCAGGGCGTGGTCTGCGAGGTGTCCAGCAGCGGGCTGGCCAGCTCGGTGGGGGTCTCCGTCACCTCGTCGGGCGCCGGGCACTCCTCAGGAGGACAGGCCGAAGGCTGCCCCGTCGTCTCCTCCACGGTGGGCGTGGGGGAGGGCGCGGCCTCGGGGCAGTCGGCGGGCGGCTCGGCGTGCTCGGCGAGCGGCGAGGGGCAGGTGGTCGGCGTCGGGCTGGGCGAGGGCGAGGGCCTGCTGGTCGAACCGGCCTTGCGGGTGGGCTTGGGCGTCGGCGGCGCCGACGTCTCGGGCACCACGACGACCGGCTGGGACTGCTGAGGGGCCGGCTCCTCGGCCGGCGGCTGGTGCGAGCGCGTGGTGGAGGAGTTGGACGGGGTCTCGGTGGAGGTGACGCGCACGGGCGCGACGGTCTGCTCGATGATCTGGGAGCGCAGGTTGGGGATCGCCATCACGATCGCGCCGGCGACCAGGACGGCGCCGACGCCGGCGGCGCCCGCGCGCCACCAGAACAGGTTACGCGCGCCGCGCCGCTCGATGCGGGCGCGGATGATCTGCAGTCCTTCCGGCGAGGGCACGACCTCGTCCGCCTCCGCGCGGAGCGCACGGCGAAGCAGATCGCCGTACTCGTCGGGGGGCTGGGTCATGACATCTTCTCCAGGACCGATCGCAGGGCGGCCATGCCACGTGCGGTGTGGCTCTTGACCGCGCCCTTGCTGATGCCCATGGCGTGGGCGATCTCAGCTTCGGACAAGTCACCGTAGTAGCGTAGAACCAGGGCTTCTCTCTGTCGGGTCGGCAGGGCTCGTAACGCCTCGATCACGGCGGAGCGTTCCAGCTCGCCGATCGCGCCGTTCTCGGCGCTCGGGGCGTCAGGCAAGCCCTTGGGGGCGTACTTCTCGACGACCGCGCGGTGACGCAGCACGGACCGGGACCTGTTGACGACAGACTGACGTAGATAGGCAAGTGCTTTGTCGGGGTCACGCAGCCTACGCCAGGCACCATGGATGGCGACGAACGCATCCTGCACGACTTCCTCAGCTGTTGCAATGTCGCGCACCAGCAACACCGCGAGACGCACCAACGACCGAAAGTGCGCGCTGTACAGCGCGGTCACGGCCATGTCGGCATCCCACCCGACCGGCACCCCGCCCATCGACCTGTCGGCCAGAAGGGTTTCGGTGGTCACATCAGTGGGACGCGCGGCCTTCCCAGAGGGTTTACGCTCTTCCGGTTCTTGAGGTTTCCCCGGTTCGTTAGGGTGCATTACCCAGTCGTGTCCTCGCCAGGTGGCGCTCGCCCGACCCTGAATCGTCTTTTAAGCTGAAGTGTCGCACACTCACCCTAACCGTGTGGATCATCCGGTGCACGACACAGCTGATTACCGATTCGCAACGGACTTGCTAACAGCAGGGGGTCTGTAGGGTGATCGGGTGAGCGATTGTCTCTTCTGCAAAATCGTCGCCAATGAGATTCCCGCCGAGATCGTTTACGAAACCGGCCGGACCCTGGCGTTCCGCGACATCAAGCCGCAGGCGCCCACGCACGTGCTCGTCATCCCGAAGGAGCACCACGCCGACGCCGCGGCCCTCGCGCAGGCCGACGACGGCCTCGCCGACGAGGTGCTCAAGTCCGCCCACGAGGTCGCGGTCCTCGACGGCGTGTCCGAGGGCGGCTATCGCATCGTGTTCAACACCGGGGCGGGCGCCGGGCAGACCGTCTTCCACGTGCACGCCCACGTCCTCGGCGGGCGCGACCTGACCTGGCCGCCCGGCTAGCCGCACCGCTCACTCCGGACGACAGCCCCGGTCCTCCGCCGCGGACGACCGGGATGGCGGGACGCGGGTGATATTGGCGAGAGCAATCGGCCTGCTCCCGGATACGATGGGCGGAGAAGAACTCCGAAAGAGACCGGGAGGCATCAGGCCGCTGGCCTGCCCATGTCCGAACTACACGAATCCCGACGCACAGCACCTCCCTCGCGGACTCAAGCGAAGGTGCTGATACCGGACGAATACCCGATGGTCAGCCTCCTGGGCTCCCGCGACGAGTTGCTGCGTGTCATCGAGGGCGCCTTCAGGGCCGACATCCACGTGCGCGGCAACGAGATCACCGTCACCGGCAGCCCCGACGAGAGCGGCACCGTGGTGCGCCTCTTCGAGGAGCTCGTCGAGGTCCTGCGCAGCGGCGGCGAGCTCACCCCCGACGCGGTCGAGCGCAGCATCGCCATGCTCCGCATGACCTCCGACCGCCCGGCCGAGGTGCTCTCCCTCGACATCCTGTCCTCGCGAGGCCGCACCATCCGGCCCAAGACCGTCAACCAGAAGCGGTACGTCGACGCGATCGACAAGCACACGATCGTCTTCGGCATCGGCCCGGCGGGCACCGGCAAGACCTACCTCGCGATGGCCAAGGCCGTGCGCGCGCTGCAGGAGAAGCGGGTCAACCGCATCATCCTGACCCGCCCGGCGGTCGAGGCCGGCGAGCGGCTCGGCTTCCTGCCCGGCACGCTCTACGAGAAGATCGACCCCTACCTGCGGCCGCTCTACGACGCGCTGCACGACATGGTCGACCCCGACTCGATCCCGAAGCTCATGGCGGCGGGGACGATCGAGGTGGCGCCGCTCGCGTACATGCGGGGTAGGTCACTCCCAGTGGGAACAGGTGTTCTCACCCCTGATGGATGGCGCTCCATCGGGGAGCTGGAAGTCGGCGACCTCGTCATCGGGTCGAACGGCGAGCCGACCCCCGTGCTGGGGGTCTACCCGCAAGGCGAGCAGAAGATCTATCGGCTATACAGCCAGGATGGTGCTTCGGTGCTCGCCTCCGAGGACCACCTCTGGGCTGTTCGCACCCGCGATGACGCCAGCCGGGGTAAGCCCTGGCGGGTGCTGCAGACCAAAGACATGATCGGCGACCTGCGGACGGCTCACTACCGCAAGTGGGAGTTGCCGCTGCTCAGCGCGCCGGTCTGCTTCCCCGAACGTGACGTCCCCCTGGACGCCTACGCGCTCGGTCTGCTCCTGGGAGACGGTTGTGTCACCGGGACGACGACTCCGAGCTTCGCGACGAACGACGCGGAGCTTGCCGGGGCGCTCGAAGCTGCTCTTCCGGGCATGCAGGTGCGGTGGAAGAGCGGGCCCGACTACGTGCTCAACAGGGTGCGAGAGCCCGGCGACAGCATGACGATCGCCAATCCGGTCGCCGAGGTCATGCGTGAGCTGGGTCTGTCGGGCTGCGGGTCGTCCACGAAGTTCGTGCCCGAGCTCTACCAGCGCAACACGCCAGAGATCAGGCTCTCGGTTCTCCAGGGCTTGCTCGACGCCGACGGTGGCCCCGTCGCCCAGGAGGGCCGCACCTGCCGCGTCCAGTTCTCCACTGTCTCGCCCAGGCTCCGTGACGACGTCGTCTCCCTTGTGCAATCCCTTGGGGGAGTCGTCTACTGGCGCACCCGCCCGGCTGCCGGAAGGAAGCCCGGCCTGGCGAGGGGACGGCAGGTCCATCACCGTCACGACGCGTACGTCCTCGACATCCGGCTTCCCGAGGGCATCGAGCCCTTCCGGCTGTCGCGAAAGGCGGAGGTCTACCGTAAGCACGGCGGCGGTCGCCCCATGCGTTTCGTGGACCGCATCGAGCCCCGCGGCACGGCGGAGTGCGTGTGCATCCAGGTGGCCGCAGAGGACTCCCTCTACGTCACCGAGGACTTCCTCCTCACCCACAACACGCTGAACGACGCCTTCATCATCCTCGACGAGGCCCAGAACTCCTCGGCCGAGCAGATGAAGATGTTCCTCACCCGGCTCGGCTTCAACTCCAAGATCGTGGTGACCGGTGACGTCACGCAGGTGGACCTGCCGTCCGGCACGGTGAGCGGGCTGAGGGTGGTGCAGGAGATCCTCGACGGCATCCCCGACATCCACTTCTCCCGGCTGACCAGCTCCGACGTCGTACGCCACAAGCTGGTCAGTGAGATCGTGGACGCGTACGGCCGTTACGACGCCACCCAGCAGGCGTCGTCGCAGGAGCCGAAGGCCATTCAGCAGCGGGGGAAGCGGCGGCCATGAGCATCGAGATCAACAACGAGTCCGGCGTGGGGGTCGACGAGGAGAGCATCGTCGCCCTGGCCACGCACGTGCTCGGCGAGATGGGCATCAACCCGCTCGCCGAGCTGTCCATCGTCGTGGTCGACGAGGACGCCATGGCGGAGCTGCACGAGAAGTGGATGGGCGAGCCGGGGCCGACCGACGTGCTGGCGTTCCCGATGGACGAGCTGCGGCCCGGTGGCGGTGCGCGGGGCGAGTCCGACGGGCCCGCCGATCCGGCGCTGCTCGGTGACGTCGTGCTCTGTCCGCAGGTCGCGGCCAGGCAGGCGGAGGAGGCGGGGCACAGCACGGCCGAGGAGCTGGAGCTGCTGTGCACGCACGGCATCCTGCACCTGCTCGGTTACGACCACGCCGAGCCGGAGGAGCACAAGGAGATGTTCGGGTTGCAGGCCCGGCTCCTCGAGTCGTGGCAGGAGGTGCGCAACCCGCGGTGAACGCCTGGTTGCCACTGGCCATCGGCCTCGTCATCGTCGGTGGCCTCATCGCCAGTGCGGAAACGGCGCTGACGCGTATCTCCAGGGTGCGTGCCGAGGAGTACGCGCGTGAGGGCCGGCGCGGGTCCGCGCGATTGCAGGCGATCGTGATCGATCCGCCGCGCTATCTGAATCTGCTCCTGCTGCTGCGGTTGAGCTGCGAGCTGGTCGCCACGGTGATCGCGACGCTGCTGTTCATCGACCTGCTGCACGATCAGGGCTGGGCCTATGTGTGGGCCGCGGTGGTGATGATCCTGACGAGTTACGTGGTGGTCGGGGTCATGCCGCGGACGCTGGGGCGTCAGCACGCCGAGCCGGTGGCGCTGGCCAGCGCCCCCATCGTGTACGGCCTGACGCGCATCTTCGGCCCGTTGCCCAAGCTGCTCATCCTGCTGGGGAACGCGCTGACGCCCGGCAAGGGTTTCCGTGACGGCCCGTTCACCTCGGAGGCCGAGCTGCGTGACCTGGTGGACCTGGCCGAGGAGCGCCGGGTGATCGAGCCGGACGAGCGCGAGATGATCCACTCGGTCTTCGAGCTGGGTGACACGCTGGTGCGCGAGGTGATGGTGCCGCGTACCGACATGGTCTACATCGAGCGCGGCAAGACGATCAGTCAGGCGCTGTCGCTCGCGTTGCGCAGCGGGTTCTCACGCATCCCGGTGGTGGGGGAGAACGAGGACGACGTCATCGGCATCGCCTATCTCAAGGACATCGCTCGCAAGATTCACGAGTCGGGCGAGGGTGGGGGCAAGGAGACGGTCGAGACGATCATGCGGTCGGCCGCGTACGTGCCGGAGAGCAAGCCCATCGACCAGCTCATGCGGGAGATGCAGGCGCGGCAGATCCACATGGCCATCGTCATCGACGAGTACGGCGGCACCGCCGGCCTGGTCACGATCGAGGACGTCCTGGAGGAGATCGTCGGTGAGATCACCGACGAGTACGACCAGGAGGCGCCGCGGGTGGAGCCGGTGTCCGACGGCGGGTTGCGGGTGACCGCCCGTATGCCGGTGGACGAGCTGGGCGAGCTGTTCGACACCGAGATCGAGGTGGACGACGTCGAGACCGTGGGCGGGCTGCTGGCCCACGCGCTCGGGCGGGTGCCGATCGCCGGGTCGCACGCGGAGGTGGCGGGGCTGTCGCTGACGGCGGAGACGCTGGCGGGGCGGCGCAACCGCATCAGCACGGTGGTGGTGCGGCGGGTGACGCCTCCCGAGGACGAGGTCGTCCCGGCCGCCGCTGAACGCGACTGACCTCCCTCGCGGACGAATGTGGACGCAAGCCGCAAGCGTTCTACAAGTCTTCTGCAAGCCCCGTCCGGCACTCTTCAATCACGACATCCAGTGCGGTGGGTGTCACAAAGGGGGAGGCATCCGAAGGCCGGGTGGGGTTCGCGGCCGGAGGATGGCGTTCCTGGGGGGACGACAGCGTCTCGGCCTGCTAGCCGGTCGCGACGCTGATCGGCGTAAAGGGTGTTCTCGTCCGGAAAACCGGATGAGAACACCCTTTTTGCGTGTTGGTGGTCACTCCGGTGGATTGCCGCATTCGTCGGTTGGGGAGGCTGCGACCAAGGGGGGATCATGAAACGAAAACCATGGATCATCGCTTCCGTGCTGGTGACGGGCCTCCTGGCGGGATGCGGCGGAGGTGGGGCCGAGAGCTTCATCGACGCGCAGGCCATGGCGCAGTTGCGCGAAGTGCTCAGCAAGGAGCCACCCCTGCCCGACGGTTTCACGGTCAGGCCGGAGCAGGCGTGGCGGATGCCGTTCGGGCAGGCCGACAGGAACTGCAGGGCCGTGCTGGAGCCGGCCGGCGGGCGGGCGCCGGGGCAGGCGCTGACCGCGCAGGCCGCGGTGAGCTACCACGGCGACGGGCTCGGGGAGCAGGCCGGAGTGGGCCTGGCCAGGTACGCGGGCGAGGAGGCGGAGGGGCACCTCGACGCCCTGGCCGAGGCGATGGGGGCGTGCCGCTCCGTACGCACCTCCAGCGGCACCGACCTGCGGCTGCGGGAGCTGCCCGTGCGGGACGCCGGCGACGAGGCCGTGGGGGCGCGGCTGAGCGGGCGGCTGAACGGCTACCCCTACGCGATGGACGTCGTGCTGTCGCGCGTCGGGGACACGCTGGTGTCCGTGGTGCACACGGGCATGAACGAGGTGGACGCCGGCCGTACCAGGAAGGTGGTCGAGGCGGCGATCTCCATGGTCAGCACCTAACCTGGTTGGGTGAATCCAGAAGACAGCAAGATCATCACGCTGGCCCGCGCCGCCAGGGCGCGCAACGGCTCCGCCGAGGGGGCGGCCGTGCGCGACGAGACCGGCCGCACCTATTCCGCGACGGACGTGCGCCTGTCCGCGCTGACCCTGTCGGCGGTGCAGGTGGCCGTGGCCATGGCGATCTCCAGCGGCGCGCAGTCCCTGGAGGCCGTGGCGCTGGTGAGCGAGGGCGACCCGAGCCCAGCCGACGAGGCCGTGGCGGCCGAGCTGGGCGTGGGCAAGCTGCTCGTGGCCGGCCCCGACGGCACCCTGCGAGGCTGACCATGCCGATGTCGCCGTTCCTGGCGAACCTGCGGAAGAAGATCGGCGGCGACCTGCTCATGCTGCCGTCGGTGTCGGGGTTCGTGTTCGACGACGAGGGCCGGCTGCTGCTGGCCCGGCACGGCGACGTGGGGCTCTGGGCCGCTCCCGGCGGCGGCGTGGACCCGGACGAGCGGCCCGAGGACGCCGTGGTCAGGGAGCTGCACGAGGAGCTCGGCGTCGACATCGAGGTGCGCGGGCTGATCGGCGTGTACGGCGGGCCCGAGTTCCGCACCCGCTACCCCAACGGGCACGAGGTCGCCTACGTCATCGCCGCCTACGGCTGCGCGCTGGCCCCCGGCTCGGCCGCGCCCACGCCCGACGAGGTGGAGATCAACGACTTCCGGTGGGTGTCCGAGCAGGAGCTGCCCGGCCTGAGCACGACCGCCTGGACACCCGGGGTGGCGCCCCTGGCGTTCGCGTGGTGGCGTGAACACGCTCGATGATGGGACACAATGCACATGTGACTTCGCCAGACAACCATCGCGCCGGATTCGCCTGCTTCGTGGGGAGGCCGAACGTCGGCAAGTCCACGCTGATGAACGCCCTGGTCGGCACGAAGGTGGCGATCACCTCGTCCAAACCGCAGACGACCAGGCGCGTCATCAGGGGCATCGTGCACCGCCCCGACGCCCAGCTCATCATCGTCGACACCCCCGGCCTGCACCGCCCGCGCACGCTGCTGGGCGAGCGGCTCGACAGCCTGGTGCTGTCCACGCTGACCGAGGTCGACGCGATCGGCTTCTGCGTGCCCGCCAACGAGCCCATCGGCAAGGGTGACCGCTTCATCGCCGACAAGCTGTCGGCGGTGAAGAAGACGCCGGTCATCGCGATCGTGACCAAGTGCGACCTGGCGAGCAAGGAGCAGGTCGCCGAGCAGTTGCTGGCGGTGTCGCAGGTGGCGGAGTTCGCCGCGATCGTGCCGGTGTCGGCGCAGTCGGGCGACCAGCTCGACGTGGTGGCCGACGTGCTGATCGAGCACCTGCCCGAGTCGCCGCCGCTCTACGAGGGCGGGCAGCTCACCGACGAGCCGGAGCAGGTGCTGGTGGGGGAGCTGATCAGGGAGGCGGCGCTGGAGGGCGTACGCGACGAGCTGCCGCACTCCATCGCCGTGGTCGTCGATGAGATGCTGCCCCGCGAGGGGCGCGACGACCTGCTCGACATCTACGCGCACATGTTCGTGGAGCGGCCGTCGCAGAAGGCGATCGTCATCGGGCACAAGGGCGAGCGGCTGCGCGAGGTGGGCACCAAGGCGCGCAAGCAGATCGAGGCGCTGATGGGCACGCGAGTCTATCTCGACCTGCGCATCAGCGTGGCCAAGGACTGGCAGCGCGATCCGAAGCAGTTGCGGCGGCTCGGCTTCTACGACTGATCTTTTTTGAGATCATCGACTCCGACCGGCGAAGATCCCCCAGGCGGAAGCGGTGTCATGGCCAACCCCCTACGCGACGGCGACCCCATCCAGCTCGGCCCCTACCGGCTGCACGCCCGCCTCGGCGAGGGCGGCATGGGACAGGTGTTCCTGGGCCGCTCCCCAGGCGGGCGGCTGGTCGCGGTGAAGGTGGTGCGCCCGCAGCTCGCCGACGACACGCACTTCAGGCGCCGCTTCGCCGCCGAGGTGGCCGCCGCGCGCAAGGTCGGCGGGTTCTACACCGCGCAGGTCGTGGACGCCGACACGGAGGCCACCCCGCCGTGGCTGGCCAGCGCCTACATCCCCGGTCCCTCCCTGTACCAGGCCATCCACGACCACGGGCCGCTCCCGGTGGCGTCGGTCGCGGTGCTGGGGGCGGGGCTGGCCGAGGGGCTCGCCGCCGTGCACGCCTGCGAGGTCGTGCACCGCGACCTCAAGCCCGCCAACGTCATCCTCGCCGAGGACGGCCCCCGCCTGATCGACTTCGGCATCGCCCGCGCCCTGGACGCCACCAGCCACACCCAGACCTCGGCCGTGCTCGGCACCGCCGCGTACATGTCGCCGGAGCAGGCGGCGGGGCAGCAGGTGGGGCCGGCCTCGGACGTGTTCTCGCTCGGCTGCGTGCTGGCCTTCGCCGCCACCGGGCGCAGCCCCTTCGGCGAGGGGCCGGTGCACGCGGTCGTCTTCCGCGTCGTGCACGCCGAGCCCGACCTGAGCGGGGTGCCCGCCCCGCTCGCCGGTCTGGTGGCCGCTTGCCTGGCCAAGGATCCCGCTGCGCGGCCCGGGCTGGAGCAGGTGCTGGGGCATCTCACCGCGCTGGCCTCCCCCGGTGGCGGGCCCGGCCAGGGGCCGTGGCTGCCTGAGGCGCTCACGCACGTCATCGCTCAGCGCCGCACGTTGGCGCTGACCGCCCTCGACCAGTCGGCTCCTGGAACGGACGGCGCTTGGATCGGCGGCGGCCCGCACCCGGCGGCGGTGGGCATGGATGGCGGCGCTCCACGAGGGGCGGCGGCAGGCATGGATGGCGGCGCTCCGCGCACGACGGCGCCGGGCATGGTCGGTGGCGCTCCGCGCACGACGGCGCCGTCACCTCCCCGGGCGGCGCAGCCGTTGCTGGCCGACGAGCGCCGCCGCATGCGTGGCGCGGGCCCGCTGCACCCGACCGCCGGCTACCAGGTCGCCGTCTTCGTGATGCTCGCCCTGTTCGGGCTGATCTCCCTGAGCATCGTCGTTCACCAGCTCAACCTCTTCGAGGATGTGGGCAGGCTGGTGCCGGAGGATGACTTCTGGGACGCCGACGAGGACGCCGAGGAGCTCAGCCTCGTCATGCTGGTGGCCCAGATCGTCTCCGGCGTGGGGCTGGTGCTGTGCTGGCTGCTCTGGTTCCACCGGGTACGGGCCGTCGCCGAACAGCTCGCGCCCGGCCGGCTGCGCTACCGCCCCTCGATGGCCGTGTACGGCTGGTTCATCCCGATCGCCAACTTCTGGCTGCCCAAGCAGATCGCCGACGACGTCTGGCACGCCTCCAGCCCGCCCGGCCGCGCCGGCGCGATGGCCCCGGCCGGGCTGCTGCACACGTGGTGGGCGCTGTGGCTGCTCACCCTCTTGTCCTGGCCGCTGTTCTGGCTCGACTGGACGGACTTCCTCAGCACGAACAGCGATGAGATCGACGGGGAGGAGCATGTGGCGCTCGTGTTCGTGCCGGAGATCTGGCCTCTCGTGGCGGTGCACGTGCTGGCCGTGCCGGTGGTGATCGTCACCGCCTGGTACGTACGGCGGCTGAGCGCCATGCAGGCGGCCAAGATCGACCAGCTGAACCGCTGACCCCCGTCACGACCTGCGGAACAACACCAGGACCGACAGCAGCACGATCGCCAGCGCGCAGCCAAGCGCGGCGAACCAGCCGAACCTGAGCACCGGCTCGATCGACAGCAGGCCGCCGAAATCGAAGGAGATGCGGTCACGCAGGCTCCCGCTCCCGGCGATCACGAACCGCACCAGCACCACCACGGCCACGCCGCCCGGGACGACGGCCAGGGCCGCGAGCCTGGGACGGGACGACAGCAGGCCCGCCAGCCCGCAACCCAGCGCCACCAGCCCGGCCATCAGCGTGTAGACGCCTGAGGGGGCGTCGATGCCCCGGATGTCGCTGGCCACCCCGGCGGCGATGAGACTGCTCGTCGCCTGGACCGCGGCCCACGGCAGGACCGCGCAGTACACCAGGAGCGCGCCGGCGGCGGCGACGGCCAGGGGGTAGCCACGGCGGATTCTGCGGCGGGCGGGTGTGGGCATGAGGTCGTCGGCCACACGATCACTGTATGCCGGGAAGGTCCGGCTCACCACCGTACGCAACGGAGTCGTCACCAAGGTGCGGGCAAGGACTGGCGGTGCGGTGGCGCGTGTCCGGCTTCGGGCGGGCGTCGTGGGGCGCGGGTTCGCTTCAGGCGGATGCTGCTGTGCGTTCGCCCCACTCCAGGCGGGCACGGAGCTGGACGGCGTCGGCGGCGAGCGCGGACACCAGGGTGCCGGGGGCGGCCAGCGGGAGGACCGCGACGCCTTCCGCCACCGCCGCCTCCTTGGCCGCCGCCGTCAGGAACGTGGTGCCGACGCAGCGGGCCGAGCCGTACACCGCCGAGGAGCCGTCGAGGTCCGGGTCGCCCACCGTGAACTCCTGGCGGAGCAGCGGCAGGCCGTCCCGGGTGGCGTCGAAACGGGCGTGGCAACGTCCCGAAGCCTCGCCGTGGCGGCCGAAGACGATCTCCTCGCGCCACAGCGCGCTCGCGTCCGCCTCCAGCGCGAGCCGTACCAGGAGGCGGTGGTCGCAGCCGGCGGCCAGCACCGTCGGCTCCGGCGCGAACCGGAGCGTGGCGCCCGCGCCGACGCGGGCGGTGACGAGCAGCTCGGACGTGCCCTCGCCGGGCAACACCAGTGTGGCCGCCACCGAGCCCAGCTCCAGCGTGGTGCGTGGGGCGACGTCCAGGTCGAGCGCCAGATGGTCGCCGCCGAGCGGGCCCGCGGCGGTGGAGACGAGGTGGACGGTGTGCGGGCCCGTCTGGCGCAGCGTCAGCGGGGGTGCCGAGGCCAGCCTGCTGATGACGGTACGGCCGTCGGCGGCTCGCGCGGTCGCCACGGCGGCGCTCGCCCGCATCGCCCGGCGGCCACCCGTGGTGCGGCCCTTGACGGTTCGGGTGGTCATCAGGAGACGGGGGAGGCGTGGGTGTGGGACCAGGCGTGCACCTGCTCGGAGACCCAGGTGGCGACGGTGGCGGCGGTGGGGTCCTGGCGGATCGAGGTGAACAGGACGGGGCGCTCGCCGCGTACGGCTGCCGCGTCGCGGTCCATCACGCCCAGGTCGGCGCCCACCATCGGGGCCAGGTCGGTTTTGTTGATCACGAGGAGGTCCGCCGTGGTGACGCCGGGGCCGCCCTTGCGGGGCACCTTGTCGCCGCCCGACACGTCCAGCACGAAGATCTGCCGGTCGGCCAGACCTCGGCTGAACGTGGCCGTCAGGTTGTCGCCGCCGCTCTCCACGATCACCAGGTCGAGGGGGCCGAAGCGGTGTTCCAGGGTTTCCACGGCGTCGAGGTTCGCGGCGATGTCGTCGCGGATGGCGGTGTGGGGACAGCAGCCGGTCTCGACGGCCAGGATGCGGTCCTGGTCCAGGACGCCTGCGCGGCGCAGGAAGTCGGCGTCCTCGGTGGTGT
The nucleotide sequence above comes from Nonomuraea gerenzanensis. Encoded proteins:
- a CDS encoding SigE family RNA polymerase sigma factor, whose product is MGGVPVGWDADMAVTALYSAHFRSLVRLAVLLVRDIATAEEVVQDAFVAIHGAWRRLRDPDKALAYLRQSVVNRSRSVLRHRAVVEKYAPKGLPDAPSAENGAIGELERSAVIEALRALPTRQREALVLRYYGDLSEAEIAHAMGISKGAVKSHTARGMAALRSVLEKMS
- a CDS encoding histidine triad nucleotide-binding protein, which encodes MSDCLFCKIVANEIPAEIVYETGRTLAFRDIKPQAPTHVLVIPKEHHADAAALAQADDGLADEVLKSAHEVAVLDGVSEGGYRIVFNTGAGAGQTVFHVHAHVLGGRDLTWPPG
- a CDS encoding NUDIX domain-containing protein, with translation MSPFLANLRKKIGGDLLMLPSVSGFVFDDEGRLLLARHGDVGLWAAPGGGVDPDERPEDAVVRELHEELGVDIEVRGLIGVYGGPEFRTRYPNGHEVAYVIAAYGCALAPGSAAPTPDEVEINDFRWVSEQELPGLSTTAWTPGVAPLAFAWWREHAR
- the era gene encoding GTPase Era, whose translation is MTSPDNHRAGFACFVGRPNVGKSTLMNALVGTKVAITSSKPQTTRRVIRGIVHRPDAQLIIVDTPGLHRPRTLLGERLDSLVLSTLTEVDAIGFCVPANEPIGKGDRFIADKLSAVKKTPVIAIVTKCDLASKEQVAEQLLAVSQVAEFAAIVPVSAQSGDQLDVVADVLIEHLPESPPLYEGGQLTDEPEQVLVGELIREAALEGVRDELPHSIAVVVDEMLPREGRDDLLDIYAHMFVERPSQKAIVIGHKGERLREVGTKARKQIEALMGTRVYLDLRISVAKDWQRDPKQLRRLGFYD
- a CDS encoding cytidine/deoxycytidylate deaminase family protein — protein: MNPEDSKIITLARAARARNGSAEGAAVRDETGRTYSATDVRLSALTLSAVQVAVAMAISSGAQSLEAVALVSEGDPSPADEAVAAELGVGKLLVAGPDGTLRG
- the ybeY gene encoding rRNA maturation RNase YbeY, producing the protein MSIEINNESGVGVDEESIVALATHVLGEMGINPLAELSIVVVDEDAMAELHEKWMGEPGPTDVLAFPMDELRPGGGARGESDGPADPALLGDVVLCPQVAARQAEEAGHSTAEELELLCTHGILHLLGYDHAEPEEHKEMFGLQARLLESWQEVRNPR
- a CDS encoding hemolysin family protein, whose product is MNAWLPLAIGLVIVGGLIASAETALTRISRVRAEEYAREGRRGSARLQAIVIDPPRYLNLLLLLRLSCELVATVIATLLFIDLLHDQGWAYVWAAVVMILTSYVVVGVMPRTLGRQHAEPVALASAPIVYGLTRIFGPLPKLLILLGNALTPGKGFRDGPFTSEAELRDLVDLAEERRVIEPDEREMIHSVFELGDTLVREVMVPRTDMVYIERGKTISQALSLALRSGFSRIPVVGENEDDVIGIAYLKDIARKIHESGEGGGKETVETIMRSAAYVPESKPIDQLMREMQARQIHMAIVIDEYGGTAGLVTIEDVLEEIVGEITDEYDQEAPRVEPVSDGGLRVTARMPVDELGELFDTEIEVDDVETVGGLLAHALGRVPIAGSHAEVAGLSLTAETLAGRRNRISTVVVRRVTPPEDEVVPAAAERD
- a CDS encoding 16S rRNA (uracil(1498)-N(3))-methyltransferase, producing the protein MTVPVFLAQGLDGPELTLDGPEGRHAASVRRLRPGERVDLTDGAGAVAECVVRETLKDALRLDVLRRYDVEAPRPRLVVVQGLPKGDRGELAVEMMTEAGVDVIVPWAAARSITQWKGDKVAKALGRWRSTAREAGKQARRFHLPEVTDLASTKQVERLLSEAALGLVLHEEAAEPLSGVALPAGGDIVMVVGPEGGVSEEELAGFSAAKATPVLLGPTVLRTSTAGVAAAAVLLSRTGRW